TTGAGATGAACCATTCCGCAAAATTTTGGACCTTGGTCGGACGCTTCTGCGGCGACTATGAGGCAAGGCGGGCCGAGTTGAAGCGGGATGGAGGCAAATACAAATGGTGAGGCGCTTGGTTTGGCAGAGACAGACGGATTTTCCTATCCTGAAAATTTCATAAAATATATCGGCACAAGCGGAGGGCGCTTTTCCATGATAAAGCAGGCGCGCAGCACGGGCGGGCTCTGGTTCCGCTACGGCGGCCTCCAGGGAGTGATCGACCCCGGCCCGGGGAGCCTGGCGCACATCTGCGCCGCCGTCCCGCCGCTTGCCGCCGACGCGATAGACCTTGTGATGCTGACGCACAAGCATTTGGATCACAGCACCGACGTTAACGTGCTCATTGAATGTATGACGCACGGCGGGTTTGACGACAGGGGGCTCCTTGTCGCGCCCGGGGACGCGCTTGCCGGCGAGGACCCGGTCGTCCTGAAGTATTCGCAGAAGCGGGTCTCCCGCGTCGCGATTCCGGACGACGGCAAACGAATAGAGCTGGGCCGCGGCGTGACGGCGGAGGCGGTGGCGCATATCCACCACGGCGTCGAATGCTTCGGCTACATATTTCGCCGCGCGGGCCTGAACGACTGGGGGCTCATCAGCGACAGCAGGCTGATGCCCTGCTTTGCCGAAAGGTACGCCGGATGCCGCTTTCTCTCGCTGAATGCCACCTTTCCCAACGCTAAAAGCCGCCTCGACCACATGTCGATCGAAGAGGCGCGCTCCCTGCTCGCGGTGCTGCATCCGCGAATCGCGGCCCTGACGCACCTTGGCGCGATGCTGACCTCTCCTGAGGGAGGACATTTCCTGACGGAGCTCGATACGGAGGAGACGCACGCCGTCGCGGCTACCGACGGTATGGTCGTTGACCTCGATTCCTTGGAGATATACAGGAAGATGGACGAAGCGCCGGCCGCCGCAGTCTATGAGGCATGCTGAATCCGCCAGCGTTTTTGCGGTTCACGCTTGCGTCTCTGATATTTCTGTGATAATATCGCCCGGAGACAGTTTAAGGAGAAGATTCATGAACGTTTGCCGTTTTTACAACGCAAAATCAAATATAAACGGATGGTGGCGCGGTTTTTGATCGCTCCACGGTTTCTTCGCGCAAGTTCGGGAGACCTGGAGAAAAGACCGGGTCTCTTTTGTTTTTTAGAAAAGAAACGAAAGAGGAGAAAAGGACCTCTTTCGTTTTTTTATAGAGAGGAATCAGACAAGACAAGATCAGGAGGAGTTTATTATGAGAGACGAGATAAGAGCGGGATTTCCCGACGGGGCGATGTATGGCGGGTTTGGAGGGTCGTACATTCCCGAGAATCTGGAACCGGTCATGGATGAGATCGCGCGCGAGTATGAAAAATGCCGCGCGGACGCCTCTTTCAAAGAGGAGTATCTGCGCCTGCTGAAGGAATATGTCGGACGGCCGTCGGCGCTTACGGAGTGCCTCAATCTTTCAAAAGAGGCGCGCGGCGTGCGCATTTTCCTCAAACGCGAAGACCTCAACCACACGGGTGCGCATAAAATAAACAACTGCATCGGGCAGGCGCTGCTGGCCAGACGCATGGGGAAAAAGAAGCTCATCGCGGAGACGGGAGCGGGGATGCACGGCGTCGCCACGGCGACCGTAGCCGCGCTGATGGGCATGGAATGCGACATATACATGGGAGCTGTGGACATCGGCCGCCAGGCGCCGAACGTGCTGCGCATGAGGGCGCTGGGCGCGAATGTGGTTTCGGTGGAAGAGGGGCAGAGGACGCTCAAAGAGGCGGTCGACGCCGCTTTGGCCGCGCTCTGCGCCGACACGTCGCTCTT
The window above is part of the Cloacibacillus evryensis DSM 19522 genome. Proteins encoded here:
- a CDS encoding MBL fold metallo-hydrolase; amino-acid sequence: MAETDGFSYPENFIKYIGTSGGRFSMIKQARSTGGLWFRYGGLQGVIDPGPGSLAHICAAVPPLAADAIDLVMLTHKHLDHSTDVNVLIECMTHGGFDDRGLLVAPGDALAGEDPVVLKYSQKRVSRVAIPDDGKRIELGRGVTAEAVAHIHHGVECFGYIFRRAGLNDWGLISDSRLMPCFAERYAGCRFLSLNATFPNAKSRLDHMSIEEARSLLAVLHPRIAALTHLGAMLTSPEGGHFLTELDTEETHAVAATDGMVVDLDSLEIYRKMDEAPAAAVYEAC